Below is a genomic region from Brassica rapa cultivar Chiifu-401-42 chromosome A08, CAAS_Brap_v3.01, whole genome shotgun sequence.
agtcctcgtgttgcaccccttaaaacattttcaacaaaaaaaaagtttaaatgaatgccaatatttttaatgacaatataaataaaataatttattaattttattaattttatattaaacaaataaaaatttggaGTCACTAAATTGACATCAGTTAagctttataataaaaattgatcaaataagtatatattttacaattaatCAAACGaattacataaattttattaaaaatttaataacaaaacagattaaaataattaaaaacaaaattaaaatatcttatataactttcatatttaatataaataaaataatataattatatagttttcaaatacactaaataaaaatattaaaacactaattatcaaaattttggataacatattgattttttaaatcagattttgttaaaattattcTTACGCTTTTCaaacgcggatcaaaatctaattttagttaaattacCGTCAAGTACGTCatattttaattgataaaacGGAAGATTTAAACGGTCTTTGACATCCACATCACtttttggatgaatgaaattaaaCTCCTAATTTTAACTACATAACATCATTAAGTTGAGAGATGTTTCCTTGCATAAAATATACTTCGTGTAGCTAGGTATACATTAGTTTAGTTTGCATAGTTAGCCATGTGAGGACCAGTACTTCGTGTAGTCAGCaatcattttttctttaataaaaaacatagtatatgtttatatggaccaacttatttgtctaacaattctaagaatcattctcgtGATGATACGTGACTACAAAAACATATTGTAATGCTCCATGATTAATATGTAGGGGATCCGTTTTATATTTTCCACGTTATCCAAAATAGTTTTCCATATTCTAGAGaaaacttttgtttcaaaaagatacatattttatattttcaatgtaatttttatCAAGTAATAATGAGAAATTATGAAGTTCAAgaacattaattgtattttctaaaattttattggtttacAAAAATAGGAAATGTAAAATTGCAAAAAACTAtagctaaattttaatatattttattaaaaagtgtgaaaattataaaacataaatctTTTAGGAATGAAGAGagtattgtttagttattgTCAATTAAATATGTCAAACTTTGGTCATATAAATACCCACTTGCCTCTAATCATATATGATGctataaatgtaaaaaatagatttttctagttagctttatatatttattatcgaTGTTAACACTTTCCAACTTTGGCCTTTTTGATATATGGCTCTCTTTCTACAGAACTTTTCCCTCTCTTTCATTACAGTTCACGCAATCTCATTAAATCCAAAAAGCTGAAGACAATTAACCATAAACACACAAAGACAGAGAAAAGAAACCGAAACTGTCTGGATCAATGGCTACCGTCGCGGCGGTAACACCGCCGGCGAAGCGAAGAAGAACCGACGGCGGAAAAGAAATCGCCATAATCGAAGGACTTCCCGACCACGTATCAGAGATATGCCTTTCCCTCGTCTGCAGCCCGTCATTACTCGCCGCCGTTTGTACACGGTGGCGCCGCCTCGTATACTCCCCCGAGTTTCCACCGTTCCCGTCTCTCTACGCGCTTTTCGTGGATTCGAACTCGGATCCAGCTCGGGTCAACCCAGCTATCCGGTTCATGTGTTTCGACCCGGTTTCTTCTAAATGGGATCcgcttcctcctcctccacccgACCCACCTCTTCACCGGATTCTCTACCGTCATCCGTCGTATATTTCATTTAACTTTCCGATTCAGTGCGTTTCCGCCGCCGGAAAACTCGTTCTCATCGCCGCGAGTAACCGGGAATTCTCTCCGGCGATGTCCCACCCTCTAATTTTCGATCCAGTCTCTTCTACTTGGACCTCCGGGCCTCCATTAGAATCCCCGAGACGGTGGTGCGCAACCGGAGCTTGCGGCGGAGTCGTATACGTTGCTAGTGGTTTGGGTTCGCAGTTCTCCCCAATCGTCGCGAGATCGATAGAGAAACTTGATCTCACGGATCATGATCGGAGTAACTGGCAGAAGCTAAGAGAGATGAGAGACTCACGGTTTAGCCGTGAAGCCATTGACGCGGTTGGATGGAGAAGGAAGCTTTTAATGGTGAATGTTAAAGGGGGTGCGATTAAAGAAGGAGCTATATACGACGTCGTTAGCGACGATTGGGAAGCGATGCCGGAGGAAATGGCGGCGGGATGGAGAGGCCCGGTGGCGGCTATGGAGGAGGAGACGCTTTATTCAGTTGATGAGAGGAATGGAACAGTGAGAATATACAAtgaggaggagagagagtggAGGGAAGTAACGGTGGTGGAAGGTGGAGAACAGATGCTTAAAGGAGCTCAGCAAGTTACGGCGTTCGCCGGCAAACTCTGTGTTGTTAACGTTGACGGAAGTATTGTTGTGGTGGATGTTATGGCGGAGCCGGCAAAGATTTGGACCGTGGAGAACCCCGAAGGGCTTGAACCGGTTTCGGTTCATGTATTGCCAAGAATGAGCCGACCGGATATCATCTGACGTATAATTTTTGAATACAGTATTTGTTTCTTTGGTATAGGGAACTCTAATTTTATTCGATATTTTTTATTCCGTTATTTCTGCGGGAAAGTATCATCTTGTCGTTATTTTATCTTCGAGTCAAAGTCTTACTAtgatgttagattttttttttttggcacatGATGTTAGAAATTTAACATCTTTGTTTTTctgttcaaatatttttttttgtcagcagcataataataaactaatatagattttgtaaacaaaattgGTAATTCCGTATCCATATGGACAAAAAGACTGTATGTCTTAGAATCATGCGTCTGTAGTATATGAATTAGCTTTGAGCTGTTGAAACTTCTCttcgaaatttttatatctTCCAAGTAACTTGCAAACGATGCTCATTCTTCTGGTTTCGAAACCATCTTTACCAACTGAGAACAATTAGTTGCAAATGTAATATTAAACTATCGTAAAtttctcatacattccattgcccaaataaGAGCTTCTATTTCCGAATGTAGGGGCGACTGGCTCGCTCTTGTATTCCTCGTTCCCATCAATCCATCAAACCCTTCCAAAGTGTTGTACCACCCCTGTCCCAAATTtttttcctgatttttctatGAACCATCCGTAAAACACCAGCTACCTTGGATAGTCGCTACTATTGCTTCTACCTGTAAGCGCGTTTGATCTATCCCATGTGTAAGGGAAGTATGTGCCTCAACCAAGAGGATCGACTCCGTTTATGCAATTGGAGAATGTCTCTAGGATCAATATCCAAATTACTGAAAACTTTATTGTTTCTTCCTTTCCATATGTACCATAGAATCCATGCAAATTGATGATCTTCCATTTCCGGAGAGACTCTCCAAAATAAATGATCCATGTTTGCAAAAAGTGATTGGGTGGAAAAAAATGTCTGGATTCAAAAGAATTCTTAAAAGTGCACAAACCTGAACTGTCAGTGGACactcaaaaaacacatgattgATGGATTCTTCAGCTGCTCTGCATCTTAGACAAATTGTGTCTCCTTGTATTCTTCTTGCTCTTAAATTTTTCTTAGCCGCTATACATCCTGATACCAATTGTCATAAGAAATTGAAAAATTTCATAGGATAGTCATTTCtagtttatttt
It encodes:
- the LOC103833814 gene encoding F-box/kelch-repeat protein SKIP25 yields the protein MATVAAVTPPAKRRRTDGGKEIAIIEGLPDHVSEICLSLVCSPSLLAAVCTRWRRLVYSPEFPPFPSLYALFVDSNSDPARVNPAIRFMCFDPVSSKWDPLPPPPPDPPLHRILYRHPSYISFNFPIQCVSAAGKLVLIAASNREFSPAMSHPLIFDPVSSTWTSGPPLESPRRWCATGACGGVVYVASGLGSQFSPIVARSIEKLDLTDHDRSNWQKLREMRDSRFSREAIDAVGWRRKLLMVNVKGGAIKEGAIYDVVSDDWEAMPEEMAAGWRGPVAAMEEETLYSVDERNGTVRIYNEEEREWREVTVVEGGEQMLKGAQQVTAFAGKLCVVNVDGSIVVVDVMAEPAKIWTVENPEGLEPVSVHVLPRMSRPDII